The genomic segment CATTGGCGTTTCTGGCGTGTAGTGTAAAAACAGCAAATGACCTGGGCTAAAAGGATGTAGAACCGGCAGGTAAAGCGATTTCTTTTGTTGCCAGAGCGCCTGAATCAATGGGCGGGTATCGATTTCACCGTCAAAAGAGAGAAACAGGGAGATGTGCTGAGCTGATTTAATTTTAGGATGATCGCACAGCTTTTGGCACAGTATCTGAGCGGCTGAGTGTTGTTGGTCCGGGGTTAAGCTGTTGCGCAGTTGGCGTACTTTTTTTCTGAGTACCTGACGAGCGGAAATCTCAAAGGTCATACCGGATACGCTTATATCAAAGGATGAACAGAGAAGATAGGACTCCGAGGTGCCGTCCCGGGCTGTAACCCTTGAACCCTTGGTTCAAGGTGAACATGAATTTACAGTTATCAGGCTTCCCGGACGGACCGGGCATGCACACAAATTGTAGGAATCCACATTCTGTTGGTTTGAAATATCGGCTCAGGGGACTGGCCCGATAACGCACACCTCAGAGAATTTTTTCAGAAACCGTACATGACGTTTTCTATGATTCTTGGTTAGTTAATCTGTTCGACCAACCACACATTAACTATAACAACATTTATAAAAGAGTATATGGGTTTTATTCAAATTTTGCACCCTGACGTTTCGATATCAGGTTCTGTTCGACTAA from the Limnobaculum zhutongyuii genome contains:
- a CDS encoding 5-formyltetrahydrofolate cyclo-ligase, which encodes MTFEISARQVLRKKVRQLRNSLTPDQQHSAAQILCQKLCDHPKIKSAQHISLFLSFDGEIDTRPLIQALWQQKKSLYLPVLHPFSPGHLLFLHYTPETPMISHPFGIQEPRLNVQSVLPVSQLDVIITPLVAFDAQGNRLGMGGGYYDRTLKNWRNHGFWPIGIAHDCQQVEALSCEDWDISLPEIITPSRDWRW